A section of the Capra hircus breed San Clemente chromosome 23, ASM170441v1, whole genome shotgun sequence genome encodes:
- the ELOVL2 gene encoding elongation of very long chain fatty acids protein 2 codes for MEHLKAFDDEVNAFLDNMFGPRDARVRGWFMLDSYLPTLSLTVLYLLLIRLGNRCMRSRPALSLRGVLTLYNLGITLLSAYMLAELILSSWEGGYNLQCQDLTSAGEADIRVARVLWWYYFSKLIEFLDTIFFVLRKKTSQITFLHVYHHASMFNIWWCVLNWIPCGQSFFGPTLNSFIHILMYSYYGLSVFPSMHKYLWWKKYLTQAQLVQFLLTISHTMSAVVRPCGFPLGCLLFQSSYMMTLVILFLNFYIQTYRKKPMKKAVEEAGKEVKNGFSKAYFSAANGVISKKAQ; via the exons ATGCTCGAGTCAGAGGCTGGTTCATGCTGGACTCCTACCTCCCTACCTTGTCTCTCACCGTCTTATACCTGCTGCTGATACGGCTGGGCAACAGGTGCATGAGGAGCAGACCTGCTCTTTCCCTCAGGGGCGTCCTCACATTGTACAATCTTGGAATCACACTTCTCTCCGCATACATGCTGGCAGAG CTTATTCTCTCCAGTTGGGAAGGAGGCTACAACTTACAGTGTCAGGACCTGACCAGCGCAGGGGAGGCCGACATCCGG GTAGCCAGGGTGTTGTGGTGGTACTACTTCTCCAAATTAATAGAGTTCCTGGACACAATTTTCTTTGTGTTGCGGAAGAAAACCAGCCAGATCACCTTTCTTCACGTCTACCATCACGCCTCCATGTTTAACATCTGGTGGTGCGTCTTGAACTGGATACCTTGTGGGCAAA GTTTCTTCGGCCCCACCCTGAACAGCTTCATCCACATCCTCATGTACTCCTACTACGGGCTGTCCGTGTTCCCGTCCATGCACAAGTACCTCTGGTGGAAGAAGTACCTGACGCAGGCCCAGCTG GTGCAGTTCCTGCTCACCATCAGCCACACCATGAGCGCCGTGGTCAGGCCCTGCGGCTTCCccctcggctgcctcctcttccagtCTTCTTACATGATGACGCTGGTCATCCTCTTCTTAAACTTCTACATTCAG ACATACCGGAAAAAGCCAATGAAGAAAGCCGTGGAAGAGGCAGGGAAAGAAGTCAAGAATGGTTTTTCCAAAGCCTACTTCAGTGCAGCGAACGGAGTAATAAGCAAGAAGGCACAATAA